The stretch of DNA GGACCGTACGGGTCACATCGTGGCCGTACGTCGAGTCGTTGACGACCGCGACGCCCCAGCCGGGCTCGGCCACATGCACGAAGCGGTGGTTGCAGGCCTCGAACTTGGCCGCGTCCCAGGAGGTGTTGGTATGCGTGGGCCGGTAGAAGTGCCCGAACTGCATCTCCGACGCGTACCGTTCGGCGTGCACGTCGAACGGGAAGGCCAGCTTGAGGAACTTCTCCGTCTCGTACCAGTCCACCTCGGTGTCCAGCACCAGCCGCCGCTCCCCCGCCGGAAGCGACAGCACCTGGGTGACCCGGGAGTCCCCGAAGGACCGTACGACCCGTACCGAGGCACCGTCCTCTCCGGCCGTGACGGACTCGGCGTCGGTGAGGTCGGTGACCGTGTTGCGGTAGAACTCGTCCACGTCCCAGGCGTCCCACATGTTCGGGAGGTCCGGGTGCAGTTGAAGGAGGTTCGCGGCCCGGCCCGGAGCGATCGCCTCCCGGCCGGCCTCGATGTCGTACGCCGAGACGACCAGGCCACGGTCGTCGATCCCTATCCGCAGCAGACCGTTGTCCAGCACGTGTCCGCCGCCCGCGCGGGGCCTCAGCTCCGTGCTTCCCCCGGTGACCGGTGTGGCGGCGCCGCCGGCCGGGACGCCCGCCCGTGCGTGCGGGGCCGCGTTGAAGACCAGCGGTGTGGCGCCCTCACCCGCCAGCGCGCGCTGGGCGGACTCGACGATCCGGTTCAGCTTCCCGGCGATCCGCTCGTACGTGGCCCGCGCCTCGCGGTGCACCCAGGCGATGGAGGAGCCGGGCAGGATGTCGTGGAACTGGTGCAGCAGTACCGTTTTCCAGACCCGGTCCAACTCCTCGTAGGGGTAGGCGAATCCGGTGCGAACGGCCGCCGTCGCCGCCCACAGCTCGGCCTCCCGCAGCAGGTGTTCGCTGCGCCGGTTGCCCTGCTTGGTCCCGGCCTGGCTGGTGAGGGTGGCGCGGTGCAGCTCCAGGTACAGCTCACCCACCCAGACGGGGGCTTGCGGGTACTCCGCCTCGGCCCGGTCGAAGAAGGCCCGCGGTGTCTCCCACACCACCCGCGCGGAGCCCTCCAGGTCGCGCAGCCGGGCCGCCTTGGCGACCATCTCCCGGGTGGTGCCGCCGCCTCCGTCGCCCCAGCCGGTGGGGGCGAGGGAGTGCCGGGCGGCGCCCTTGTCCTTGAAGGTGCGTGCTGCGTGGGCGATCTCGGCGCCCGCCATGGAGCAGTTGTAGGTGTCGACGGGCGGGAAGTGGGTGAAGATCCGCGTGCCGTCGATGCCCTCCCACCAGAACGTGTGGTGCGGAAAGGCGTTCGTGCGTGACCAGGAGATCTTCTGTGTGAGCAGTCGGGTGGAGCCCGCCGCCCTGATGATCTGCGGCAGTCCCGCGGCGAAGCCGAACGTGTCGGGCAGCCATGCCTCGTCGTTCTCGATGCCGAACTCGTCGAGGAAGAACCGCTTGCCGTGCACGAACTGCCGGGCCATCGCCTCCGAGCCGGGCATGTTGGTGTCGGCCTCCACCCACATGCCCCCGGCCGGCACGAACCGCCCGTCGGCCACGGCCTTCTTCACCCGCGCCCACACCTCGGGCCGCCGTTCCTTGAGCCACGCCCACTGCTGGGCCTGGGACATGGCGAAGACGAACTCCGGCTCGTCCTCGAGCAGCGCGGTCATGTTGGAGGCGGTGCGGGCCACCTTGCGCACGGTCTCGCGCAGCGGCCACAGCCACGCCGAGTCGATGTGGGCGTGCCCGACCGCGCTGATCCGGTGCGCGGAGGCGGCGGCGGGCGCGGCCAGCACCTCGGTGAGCCGGGCGCGGGCCCGCTCCGCCGTGCCGTTCACGTCCTGGAGGTCGACCGCGTCGAGCGCCCGGTCCACCGCGCGCAGGATCTCCCAGCGGCGCTGCGAGTCCGCCGGCAGCTCGGCCATCAGCTCGCCCAGCACCTCCAGGTCGATGACGAGCTGCCACACGTTCTCGTCGAACACGGCGAGGTCCATGCGGGTGAGCGTGTACTGCGGCTCGTCGCCCGCCGTCTCCCGGTCCCCCAGCGGGGTGGGCAGGAAACCGGGGATGACGGGGTTGGAGGCGGCCTCGATGTGCAGGCGCACCTCCTCGCCGCCCAGGGCGGGGGCACCGACGCGGACCCACTGGTTGCGCGGGTTGAGCCCTTTCACCGGGGTGCCGTCCGGCCGGAGGACCAGGCCCTCGCACTGGAAGCCGGGCATGTTCTCGTCGAAGCCGAGGTCGAGCAGGGCTTCGACGGTTCTCCCGGCCCATGCCTCGGGCACGGTGCCGGTCACCCGGAACCAGCTGGTGCCCCACGGCGCACCCCACCGGCTGCCCACCTCGATCGGCTCGGGCTCGGCGGCCAGGCCCTCGGCGACCGGTACGGGCTCGCCGGGCGCGTGCCACACCGCCACCTCCAGCGGGACGGACTCGGGATACACGGCGGGACGGATGCGCTCGTCGAGCACCCGCCGGAGGCGGGCCTCGACCAGGCCGCGGTCGTCATGCATGCGGGACGCTCCGTGGGGTGGGCGGGCGGCGGTCCGGGCCCGGCGCGGGCATCAGCGGGTTCGGGGGTCCGGCCGTTCCCCGTCGGCCGTGCCCTCGCGCGGCTCGGCTTCCTCGGTGTCCGGCCGCGGCGCGCTCGGGCCCCTCAGCGCGAGCCGGCCGTCGCCCTCCTCCGGCCGGGCGCCGCCGGAGTTCCGGTCGCCGTGGCCGTTCAGGTTCTGCCGGACCGAGTCCAGGATCGTCAGACCCTGGGCGACCAGACCGGCCGCGATCTCGCCGAGCCCGTCGGCACCGTTCAGGACGTTGACGTTGGCCCCGGAGAGGCCGCCCGCCGCCTCCTTCACGATCAGCGGCAGCTGGTCGATGAGCATCCGGTCCAGGGCGACACGGTCGAACGACGCCGCGGCCTCGGCCTGGATCTTCATCCGCTGCGCCTCGGCGGCGGCGAGGACCCTGACGCGTTCGGCCTCGGCCTCGGCGGGCTTCACGATCTCGGCCACCAGCTCCTGCTGGCGCAGCCTGGCCTGCCGCTGAGCGAGTTCGGTCTGGGCGTCGAGCACCTCCTGCCGGGCGTGTGCCTGCGCCAGCGGGCCGGCCTGGGCCGCCCGAGCCTGGGCGCGGTCCACCTCGGCCGAGTACTCCGCCTTCACCACCGCGGTCTGCCGGGCGTACTCGGCCTGCTGGCGCGCCGCCTCCTGCTCCGCCTGGGCGGCGGCCTGGTTGGCCTGGGCCTGGGCGATCTGGGCCTGCCGCCGGATGGCCGCCTTGTGCGGCGCGGACATCGCGTCGATGTAGCCGGTGTCCCCGTCGTCGATCGACTGGATCTGCAGCGAGTCCACGATCAGGCCGATCTTCGCCATCTCGGTCTTCGAGGTGTCCAGCACCTCGGCGGCGAGCTTCTGCCGTTCGGTGACGATCTCCTCGACCGTCATCGAGCCGATGATGGCCCGCAGGTGGCCGGCGAAGATCCGGCCGGTCAGGACCGACATCTGGTCCTGGTCGGAGAGGAACCGCTGGCCCGCGTTGATGATGCTCTCGGTGTCGTTGCCGACCTTGAAGGCGATGACGGCACGCACGTGCAGCGCGATGCCCTGCCTGGTGACACAGGTCTCGACGACCTCGGACTCGCACATGGACAGGGTGAGGAAGCGGACCTTGCGGAAGACGGGGAGCACGAACTTGCCGTGGCCCGTCACCACCCGGAACGGCGCGCCGCCCAGTCCTCGCCTGCCTCCGGAGATCAGCATCGCCTCGTCGGGGGCGGGAACGCGGTAACCGAACATGGTCTTGTTCTCCTTAGTCCGGATCAGCCCGG from Streptomyces sp. 6-11-2 encodes:
- a CDS encoding glycoside hydrolase family 38 C-terminal domain-containing protein, producing MHDDRGLVEARLRRVLDERIRPAVYPESVPLEVAVWHAPGEPVPVAEGLAAEPEPIEVGSRWGAPWGTSWFRVTGTVPEAWAGRTVEALLDLGFDENMPGFQCEGLVLRPDGTPVKGLNPRNQWVRVGAPALGGEEVRLHIEAASNPVIPGFLPTPLGDRETAGDEPQYTLTRMDLAVFDENVWQLVIDLEVLGELMAELPADSQRRWEILRAVDRALDAVDLQDVNGTAERARARLTEVLAAPAAASAHRISAVGHAHIDSAWLWPLRETVRKVARTASNMTALLEDEPEFVFAMSQAQQWAWLKERRPEVWARVKKAVADGRFVPAGGMWVEADTNMPGSEAMARQFVHGKRFFLDEFGIENDEAWLPDTFGFAAGLPQIIRAAGSTRLLTQKISWSRTNAFPHHTFWWEGIDGTRIFTHFPPVDTYNCSMAGAEIAHAARTFKDKGAARHSLAPTGWGDGGGGTTREMVAKAARLRDLEGSARVVWETPRAFFDRAEAEYPQAPVWVGELYLELHRATLTSQAGTKQGNRRSEHLLREAELWAATAAVRTGFAYPYEELDRVWKTVLLHQFHDILPGSSIAWVHREARATYERIAGKLNRIVESAQRALAGEGATPLVFNAAPHARAGVPAGGAATPVTGGSTELRPRAGGGHVLDNGLLRIGIDDRGLVVSAYDIEAGREAIAPGRAANLLQLHPDLPNMWDAWDVDEFYRNTVTDLTDAESVTAGEDGASVRVVRSFGDSRVTQVLSLPAGERRLVLDTEVDWYETEKFLKLAFPFDVHAERYASEMQFGHFYRPTHTNTSWDAAKFEACNHRFVHVAEPGWGVAVVNDSTYGHDVTRTVRTDGDRGTTTTVRMSLLRAPRFPDPETDQGTHRFRHALVPGADIGDAVREGWRINMPERRLTGGGEVAPLVTVDEDAVVVTAVKLADDGSGDVVVRFHEAHGGRARATLTAGFEVADVTVTDLLERPLPETAEPERDGGRIAVRLRPFELMTLRLRRA
- a CDS encoding SPFH domain-containing protein, translated to MFGYRVPAPDEAMLISGGRRGLGGAPFRVVTGHGKFVLPVFRKVRFLTLSMCESEVVETCVTRQGIALHVRAVIAFKVGNDTESIINAGQRFLSDQDQMSVLTGRIFAGHLRAIIGSMTVEEIVTERQKLAAEVLDTSKTEMAKIGLIVDSLQIQSIDDGDTGYIDAMSAPHKAAIRRQAQIAQAQANQAAAQAEQEAARQQAEYARQTAVVKAEYSAEVDRAQARAAQAGPLAQAHARQEVLDAQTELAQRQARLRQQELVAEIVKPAEAEAERVRVLAAAEAQRMKIQAEAAASFDRVALDRMLIDQLPLIVKEAAGGLSGANVNVLNGADGLGEIAAGLVAQGLTILDSVRQNLNGHGDRNSGGARPEEGDGRLALRGPSAPRPDTEEAEPREGTADGERPDPRTR